A stretch of Gasterosteus aculeatus chromosome 4, fGasAcu3.hap1.1, whole genome shotgun sequence DNA encodes these proteins:
- the ube2h gene encoding ubiquitin-conjugating enzyme E2 H isoform X2, which produces MCTAPYEGGVWKVRVDLPDKYPFKSPSIGFMNKIFHPNIDEASGTVCLDVINQTWTALYDLTNIFESFLPQLLAYPNPIDPLNGDAAAMYLHRPDEYKQKIKEYIQKYATEEALKEQEEGAGDSSSESSMSDFSEDEAQDMEL; this is translated from the exons ATGTGTACAGCACCATATGAAGGAGGCGTGTGGAAGGTGCGAGTAGATCTTCCCGACAAATATCCTTTCAAATCACCATCAATAG GATTCATGAACAAGATTTTTCATCCCAACATTGACGAAGC GTCAGGGACGGTGTGCTTAGACGTCATCAACCAGACGTGGACGGCGCTTTATG ATTTGACCAACATCTTTGAGTCGTTCCTGCCGCAGCTGCTGGCTTACCCGAACCCCATCGACCCCCTGAATGGAGACGCAGCTGCCATGTACCTTCACCGGCCAGACGAGTACAAGCAGAAAATCAAAG AATACATCCAGAAATATGCAACAGAGGAGGCTctgaaggagcaggaagagggcgCAGGCGACTCTTCATCCGAAAGCTCCATGTCAGATTTCTCAGAAGACGAGGCCCAGGACATGGAGTTGTAG
- the ube2h gene encoding ubiquitin-conjugating enzyme E2 H isoform X1 translates to MSSPSPGKRRMDTDVVKLIESKHEVTILSGLNEFVVKFFGPQGTPYEGGVWKVRVDLPDKYPFKSPSIGFMNKIFHPNIDEASGTVCLDVINQTWTALYDLTNIFESFLPQLLAYPNPIDPLNGDAAAMYLHRPDEYKQKIKEYIQKYATEEALKEQEEGAGDSSSESSMSDFSEDEAQDMEL, encoded by the exons CATCGAGAGCAAGCATGAAGTCACCATCCTCAGCGGACTCAATGAATTTGTAGTGAAGTTTTTTGGACCACAGGGAA CACCATATGAAGGAGGCGTGTGGAAGGTGCGAGTAGATCTTCCCGACAAATATCCTTTCAAATCACCATCAATAG GATTCATGAACAAGATTTTTCATCCCAACATTGACGAAGC GTCAGGGACGGTGTGCTTAGACGTCATCAACCAGACGTGGACGGCGCTTTATG ATTTGACCAACATCTTTGAGTCGTTCCTGCCGCAGCTGCTGGCTTACCCGAACCCCATCGACCCCCTGAATGGAGACGCAGCTGCCATGTACCTTCACCGGCCAGACGAGTACAAGCAGAAAATCAAAG AATACATCCAGAAATATGCAACAGAGGAGGCTctgaaggagcaggaagagggcgCAGGCGACTCTTCATCCGAAAGCTCCATGTCAGATTTCTCAGAAGACGAGGCCCAGGACATGGAGTTGTAG